A section of the Ogataea parapolymorpha DL-1 chromosome II, whole genome shotgun sequence genome encodes:
- a CDS encoding putative dipeptidase, translated as MPASDLYEEFRRLSKATPVVDVHNDLPYQLRWQLHYEINEDKFRFDEPLVSQTDLRRMKQGGVGVQFFSCWMDYPSPDELYQDFERPNSIVRDTLEQVDIIKRLVDKYSRSMKFVTSADEALRSYQESNGDMISVTMGVEGLHQVDTSLAVVRQYYDLGVRYITLTHNCDNPFATACTTVIAGKEDKGLTSYGRDCIREFNRIGMMVDLSHVSYKTMVDVLEIARAPVIFSHSSAYTLTNHERNVRDDVLQMVKTNGGVVCVDFVPNFIKKPDAADASIDDCVDHVLHIVNLIGWDHVGIGSDFDGMGATGPKGLEDVSKFPDLVVKVWEKSGATHEDIRKFMGLNVLRVWKECELVSEALKNELPVETNWSGRQWRFPKYITLCPELFPGAATAKSTPDMFYDAKRYTFKDVEGEYDPK; from the coding sequence ATGCCTGCGTCAGATCTATACGAGGAATTCCGGCGGCTATCAAAGGCGACGCCTGTCGTTGACGTCCACAACGACCTTCCCTACCAGCTCAGATGGCAGCTGCACTACGAAATCAACGAGGACAAGTTCCGGTTCGACGAGCCGCTCGTGTCGCAGACAGACCTGCGCCGCATGAAGCAGGGCGGCGTCGGCGTCCAGttcttcagctgctggatgGACTACCCGAGTCCCGACGAGCTGTACCAGGACTTTGAGAGACCCAACAGCATTGTGCGGGACACGCTCGAGCAGGTCGACATTATCAAACGGCTCGTCGACAAGTACTCGCGGAGCATGAAATTTGTGACAAGTGCGGATGAGGCGCTGCGCAGCTACCAGGAGTCGAACGGCGACATGATATCTGTCACAATGGGCGTTGAGGGCCTGCACCAGGTGGACACGTCGCTCGCCGTGGTGAGACAGTACTACGACCTTGGCGTGCGCTACATCACGCTGACTCATAACTGCGACAACCCGTTTGCCACCGCGTGCACGACTGTCATTGCCGGCAAGGAGGACAAGGGCCTCACCTCGTACGGCCGCGACTGCATTCGCGAGTTCAACCGCATCGGCATGATGGTGGACCTGAGTCACGTGTCGTACAAGACGATGGTGGACGTTTTGGAGATTGCGCGTGCGCCGGTGATTTTTTCGCACAGCTCGGCGTACACTCTGACAAACCACGAGCGGAACGTGCGGGACGACGTGCTGCAGATGGTGAAGACGAACGGCGGCGTTGTGTGTGTGGATTTTGTGCCcaacttcatcaagaagcCCGACGCTgccgacgcgtcgatcgacgactGCGTCGACCATGTGCTGCACATTGTCAACCTCATTGGCTGGGACCATGTGGGGATCGGGTCGGATTTCGATGGCATGGGTGCCACGGGACCGAAGGGATTAGAGGATGTATCCAAATTCCCcgacctcgtcgtcaaagtgTGGGAAAAGTCCGGAGCTACGCACGAGGATATTCGCAAGTTTATGGGGCTGAATGTGCTGCGTGTGTGGAAAGAGTGCGAACTGGTTTCTGAGGCACtgaagaacgagctgcccGTCGAGACAAACTGGTCGGGCAGACAGTGGCGATTCCCGAAGTACATCACGCTGTGTCCGGAGTTGTTTCCCGGCGCGGCGACTGCGAAATCGACGCCAGACATGTTCTACGACGCCAAGCGGTACACTTTCAAGGACGTGGAGGGCGAGTACGATCCTAAATAA
- a CDS encoding L-saccharopine oxidase, whose protein sequence is MPGVFAMYDKQAKIIIVGSGVFGLSAAYHLVQNGYTNIHIFDRTNYNETKYHPLRGSDSASGDINKFFRVYYETKTLYSKLAVEALDVWEKWNEEIQQLPEADKARFIDDDLELIRLSGGLRISDTSEMAPVEKENLEGFKRLGLRATQFDINSDEDLLRAKLLGFRRKLAVVRDLQQRGKISTVSGTLDGIGRMLKADKACFFVKILLEHAGVKFHYGEQGTFSDKISTGDVIGGIITADGQHHAADLVIVSSGPWTESLVPQLQHRIHASLANIVYLEIPKTRQDLIDKYSEYPHLQWKTTSSEHDRNKNHDVGEGGFAFFPPTRKEGILKINTRQRKYLNPERVGDHYVSMPKTLGDERLPKSVVQEAKEILMAVAPDVVQLPGVKLKTKLLWYTDAINSDFVIDFVPGYQNLIVATGGSSHAFKFLPVLGKTVVDRVLGRENEYTELFRWKDPQDIRVDNYLLKEEHIERDEKRRFDTAVLCTDTDLEFSAADLERLDQVTI, encoded by the coding sequence ATGCCAGGGGTTTTTGCCATGTACGACAAACAGGCCAAGATCATCATCGTGGGCTCTGGCGTGTTCGGGCTTTCGGCAGCCTACCACCTGGTGCAGAACGGGTACACGAATATCCATATATTCGACCGCACCAACTACAACGAGACCAAGTACCACCCATTGCGCGGGTCCGATAGCGCCAGCGGCGACATTAACAAGTTTTTCCGCGTCTACTACGAGACCAAGACGCTGTATTCAAAGCTTGCTGTCGAGGCCCTGGATGTGTGGGAGAAATGGAATGAGgagatccagcagcttccAGAAGCGGACAAGGCGCGGTTTATAGACGATGACCTGGAATTGATCCGGCTGTCGGGTGGACTGCGGATCTCCGACACGTCTGAGATGGCTCCAGTCGAAAAAGAGAACCTCGAGGGCTTTAAAAGACTGGGGTTGCGTGCTACTCAGTTTGACATCAATTCCGACGAAGACCTGCTGCGGGCGAAACTGCTGGGATTCCGCAGGAAACTCGCCGTAGTGCGcgatctgcagcagcgggGCAAGATCTCCACGGTCTCCGGCACACTGGACGGCATCGGGCGCATGCTCAAGGCCGACAAGGCGTGTTTTTTCGTGAAAATCCTGCTGGAGCACGCGGGTGTGAAATTTCACTACGGTGAGCAGGGAACATTCAGCGACAAAATTTCAACCGGGGACGTTATTGGCGGGATTATCACCGCGGACGGCCAGCACCACGCGGCAGACCTTGTGATTGTGAGCTCTGGCCCATGGACCGAGTCGCTCGTGCCCCAGCTGCAGCACCGCATCCACGCATCGCTCGCCAATATTGTGTATCTCGAGATCCCCAAGACCCGGCAAGATCTAATCGACAAGTACTCAGAATACCCCCACCTGCAGTGGAAGACGACCAGCAGCGAGCACGACCGCAACAAAAACCACGACGTGGGCGAGGGCGGGTTTGCTTTTTTTCCGCCAACCAGAAAGGAAGGAATTCTGAAAATCAACACCAGACAGAGAAAGTACTTGAATCCAGAGCGGGTTGGCGACCACTATGTTTCAATGCCCAAGACGCTCGGTGATGAgaggctgccaaaaagtgTTGTCCAAGAAGCCAAGGAAATTCTAATGGCAGTAGCTCCCGATGTGGTGCAGCTACCAGGGGTAAAATTGAAGACAAAATTGTTGTGGTATACGGACGCCATTAACAGCGACTTTGTGATTGACTTTGTGCCTGGCTACCAAAACCTAATCGTTGCTACTGGCGGCTCGTCGCACGCATTCAAGTTTCTGCCTGTTCTGGGTAAGACTGTGGTGGACAGGGTGCTGGGCCGCGAAAACGAGTACACGGAGCTATTCAGATGGAAAGATCCGCAAGACATCAGGGTGGACAATTATTTGCTGAAGGAGGAGCATATAGAGAGGGACGAAAAGAGAAGGTTTGACACGGCGGTTCTGTGCACAGACACAGACCTAGAGTTTTCGGCAGCCGATCTTGAACGTCTGGACCAGGTGACTATTTGA
- a CDS encoding Saccharolysin: MPKTLFYILPVVFAIFVYWSMDNTQQPLEWDHSPEQILQLADQLITEGRELDDLVASTADNASFKNTIAPIAHLENVQARISNQITFYQHVSASKELRDASNEADKKLREFSIESGLREDVYKAIHAVYENELDKLEGEDKRFLEKVHRQYERNGLNKPENVREQIKNLKQKLSTYALEFSKNLGEETEHIWFTKEELEGVPEDVVAQFEQENGKYKMTFKYPDLFPVLKYAKNPETRKRAFVGDQNKVKENGPLLKQAVETRAELAKLLGYENFSEYILEERMAKTPKTVMDFLVDLRDKLKPLGKQEIQNLEKLKQKETGDLEYYVWDHRYYHNKMLEEQYQVDEKQISEYFPLKQTIERMLAIYEKIFQLRFKQVENPKTWHSEVQQFSVWKTDSKEEFVGYLYFDLHPREGKYGHAANFGLAPGYIDVKTGRKVYPSTSLVCNFTRDLAKKPSLLKHDEVVTFFHELGHGIHDLLGETKYARFHGTSVSWDFVEMPSQLLEYFCWSKDQLKFLSGHYETGEALPDNLIDSLIKSKNVNGALFNLRQLHFGLFDMSLHTSVDGKVDMDRLWNDLREEVALVKNGGQTTTGYASFGHLMGGYASGYYGYLWSQVFAADIFYTKFKEDPFNVKSGLEYRRKVLEKGGSQEEMDLLVDLLGRKPSSDAFLQELGLQKASN, translated from the coding sequence atgccaaaaacCCTGTTCTATATTTTACCTGTGGTGTTTGCAATCTTTGTTTACTGGAGCATGGACAACACTCAACAACCTTTGGAATGGGATCACTCCCCTGAGCAGATTTTGCAGCTGGCAGATCAGCTGATCACAGAGGGCAGGGAGCTCGACGACCTCGTCGCCAGCACCGCGGACAATGCGTCGTTTAAAAACACCATCGCGCCAATTGCCCATCTGGAAAACGTGCAAGCCAGAATATCCAACCAGATTACTTTTTACCAGCATGTTTCTGCCTCGAAGGAGCTTCGAGACGCCTCCAACGAGGCCGACAAAAAGCTCAGAGAGTTCAGCATCGAGTCCGGCCTGCGTGAGGACGTCTACAAGGCGATCCATGCTGTCTacgaaaacgagctggacaaatTGGAGGGGGAGGACAAGAGATTCTTGGAAAAAGTCCACCGTCAGTATGAACGCAATGGATTGAACAAGCCTGAGAATGTTCGAGAGCAAatcaagaacctcaagCAGAAGCTGTCCACTTACGCTCTCgaattctccaaaaatttGGGTGAAGAAACTGAGCACATTTGGttcaccaaggaggagctcgagggTGTCCCCGAGGACGTTGTGGCCCAGTTTGAGCAGGAAAACGGCAAGTACAAGATGACATTCAAATATCCTGACCTGTTCCCTGTTTTGAAGTATGCCAAGAACCCAGAGACCCGGAAACGGGCGTTTGTGGGCGACCAGAACAAGGTGAAGGAAAACGGCCCGCTTCTGAAACAGGCCGTCGAGACTCGTGCCGAACTGGCCAAACTGCTCGGCTATGAAAACTTCTCGGAGTATATTCTGGAGGAGCGCATGGCAAAGACACCAAAGACCGTCATGGACTTTTTGGTTGACCTCAGAGACAAGCTCAAGCCATTGggaaaacaagaaattcagaatttggagaagctAAAGCAAAAAGAGACGGGAGATCTCGAGTACTATGTTTGGGATCACAGATACTACCACAATAAAATGCTTGAGGAGCAGTACCAGGTTGATGAAAAACAAATATCCGAATACTTCCCTTTGAAGCAGACAATCGAGCGGATGTTGGCCATCTACGAGAAAATCTTCCAGCTGAGATTCAAGCAGGTTGAGAACCCAAAGACGTGGCATTCTGAGGTCCAGCAATTTTCCGTTTGGAAAACCgattccaaagaagaattTGTTGGATATCTGTACTTTGACCTACACCCACGCGAGGGAAAGTACGGACATGCTGCCAACTTCGGGCTTGCTCCAGGGTACATTGACGTCAAGACTGGCAGGAAAGTGTACCCTTCAACCTCACTAGTGTGCAACTTTACACGGGATCTGGCTAAGAAGCCTTCGTTGCTGAAACATGACGAGGTGGTCACCTTTTTCCACGAGCTGGGCCACGGAATCCACGATTTGCTGGGAGAGACCAAGTATGCCAGATTCCATGGCACCTCTGTAAGCTGGGACTTTGTGGAAATGCCGtctcagctgctggaataTTTCTGCTGGAGCAAGGACCAGCTCAAATTTCTGTCAGGCCACTATGAAACCGGAGAGGCACTTCCTGATAACCTGATAGACTCTCTGatcaaatccaagaacGTCAATGGCGCGCTGTTCAACTTGCGCCAGCTGCACTTTGGATTGTTCGACATGAGCCTCCACACCTCTGTCGACGGCAAGGTTGACATGGACCGTCTGTGGAACGACCTGCGTGAGGAGGTAGCTCTGGTGAAAAACGGCGGCCAAACCACCACCGGATACGCTTCATTTGGCCATCTCATGGGCGGCTATGCCTCCGGTTACTATGGGTACCTATGGTCACAAGTCTTTGCTGCAGACATTTTCTACaccaagttcaaggagGATCCATTTAACGTGAAGAGCGGTCTGGAGTACAGAAGaaaggtgctggaaaaggGAGGTTCACAGGAGGAAATGGATCTTTTggttgatcttcttggcaGAAAGCCCTCGTCGGATGCATTTTTGCAGGAGTTGGGATTGCAAAAGGCTAGCAACTGA
- a CDS encoding U1 small nuclear ribonucleoprotein A: MSICTLYVRNLNERLSHQKLRSALEQLFSELGIPIQEIKLFKNLQLRGQAFITLKSHEDCVRAIEHLNTKVIFDKPMDMYIAKTNSDLAVQEHMEQSAYEQYLQEQRAQRLEKRTKKRKSTLQTPTMAKKRKIPGARAAEPHKILLVTNVPSSATRDQVESIFEKFTGFLNVNIVHIRNLALVEFRSDLESARCLESLGTSIKINDTDCYLQFAKK, encoded by the coding sequence ATGTCTATCTGCACACTGTATGTGCGCAATTTGAACGAACGGCTTTCGCACCAGAAGCTCCGCTCGGCgctggagcagctgtttAGCGAACTTGGCATACCTATCCAAGAAATTAAGCTGTTCAAAAATCTACAATTAAGAGGACAGGCTTTTATTACGCTAAAGTCGCACGAGGACTGCGTGCGTGCGATTGAACACCTCAACACGAAAGTCATTTTTGACAAGCCAATGGACATGTATATTGCGAAAACCAACAGCGACCTTGCGGTACAGGAACATATGGAACAGTCCGCGTATGAGCAATATCTACAAGAACAGCGCGCACAGAGATTGGAGAAACGAACCAAGAAACGCAAGTCGACGCTACAGACGCCTACGATGGCTAAGAAACGCAAGATTCCAGGAGCCAGGGCTGCAGAACCTCATAAAATCTTGTTGGTCACCAACGTCCCCAGCTCGGCTACCAGAGATCAGGTGGAATCTATCTTCGAGAAGTTTACTGGTTTCCTGAACGTGAACATCGTGCACATCCGAAACCTCGCGCTTGTGGAATTCCGCTCAGACCTTGAGTCGGCGCGGTGTCTGGAAAGTCTGGGAACCTCGATAAAAATCAATGATACAGACTGCTACCTACAGTTCGCCAAAAAATAA